The nucleotide sequence TAGGCTTCTTGTTTAGCTCTCACATAAGAGAGGTGGTCTTTGACCCCATTCAACCCTCGTAAGGCTTTCAGCTCGTCATAGAGAGGGTACACGTGCGCCTGCAATCCTGCCATAAGTGACGTATCGGTCATTTCATAAGGACTTAATAGCATATTATCCAACAAAAGTTTCGTGTATTTACTTTTTAATGCTTTCCCTGCTAAAAGTTCTTCTGCTTGTTCTTTATTTGCTTTATCCTGCAAATAAATAGGGTCTTGTTCTTCCAGTTTGTAGAAGTCATTTCGTGCGACTGGTTTCTTCGTGATATGAAAGACAATAGAATCAATTGAACGCCCTTTTTTGATTTTGTCATAGGTCACATTAAAAGACGTATGGGCGTTAATTTCTTCAATTCCTTTTTTTAACACTCTATTTTCAAAATGGGGGAAATGTTTGTGTTCATTTACTGTATCCGTGATAGTGCGTAATTCTTTGACTGTGATTGAGGGGTTGCGGTAGGCTTCCACTTGTTCGGCTCTCCGTCCCCCTTTAAAGCTATAATGCTCGTATTGGTTATAGTTCATGGATAACCATTTATAAAGAATAATGCTGTA is from Lactococcus lactis and encodes:
- a CDS encoding RepB family plasmid replication initiator protein; amino-acid sequence: MNSIAKKYPYNNYQDNERTVCSLKEIEKRKIVEHNDLITSVAKMDKTPLKIFELAVSCIDTDNPPKNNTIYLSKAELFAFFKVDDSNKHHRFKEAIAKVQEQAFFEIREEKDKGFKFRRILPIPEVAWTDYDDKVMIRFDQAIMPYLIDLKQSFTQYALSDLVELNSKYSIILYKWLSMNYNQYEHYSFKGGRRAEQVEAYRNPSITVKELRTITDTVNEHKHFPHFENRVLKKGIEEINAHTSFNVTYDKIKKGRSIDSIVFHITKKPVARNDFYKLEEQDPIYLQDKANKEQAEELLAGKALKSKYTKLLLDNMLLSPYEMTDTSLMAGLQAHVYPLYDELKALRGLNGVKDHLSYVRAKQEAYSKRNIAKYLKKAIEQYLPTVKRQDLS